Below is a window of Sporosarcina ureae DNA.
AATCACGCCTTTGGGCTGACCTGTAGTAGCCGATGTGTAACATAAGCCTGCTGGAGTATTTTCATCTAAATCTTCTGGATAGTCATATTCATCCGAAGCACTTTCCAATAACGCTTCATATGAATGGACGTTTTCTAACGTAGTTTCAGGTATTTCCTTACTGTCACTCATGACGACAAAATGCTTTACCGTTTTCAACATAGGTGCCATTTTCTCAAGATGAGGGAAAAACTCTTCGTCCACTAGCAAGATTTCGTCTTCTGCGTGATTAATGATATACATAATATGTTCAGGCGATAGCCGAATATTGATCATGTGCAAGACTGCTCCCGTACAAGGCACCCCAAAATAGGCTTCCAAATGGCGGTGATGGTTCCACGCAAATGTACCCACTTTTGTTCCATGTCCCATTCCTAGCTTTGTCAATGCATTTGATAGTTTACGTGTTCTCTTCGCCCATTCACGATACGTAAAACGCTGTATGCGTTGCTCTCCTGTACGTGAAATGATCATCTTGTTTGGAAAGAATCGTTCTGCCCGTGTAATAAATGTTGATAGAATCAATGGGGTTTGCATCATATCCATCCGCTCCTCTTTTTTAGAAGTGAAATTATCAATCCGTCGTGCATGATTCAAAGCATGTACTCTTCATTTCAATGAAATCGATGCGCAGATGGAATGATTCTCAGGATGTACTCTATGCGCAAACGAGTAGTACTATGAATAGTTGTTAACGTTACTTTCTGAATATAGTATATACATTGTCAAACTATTCTGTCTACATAATTCTGTAGTATATCGCTTACGCTAATTTTTGACGTGTCCAAAAGAATACGTCAACTCCCATAACCGTTAACGTTCCAAATACAACTGACCAGATCGCAAGACTAATTAGTAGCCAAATGGCGGTCTGAGATTTGGAAGAACCGAGCGCCAACGCTAAAAATGCAGCCAGATGAGAGCCTATGAGAACCGGACCGAGAAGGGCAAGGCCAGGTATACCAAAGCGCTTCCAAATACTTTCAGCCCGTGCAGTACGTTTTGACGGAGCATTCGCATCCGTTTTCTTTCTACTTTCCCACCAGTCTTTTAACTTTTGAAAGATCATAATTTCTAATATTATAGTCAAAGCATTTCCTGCAAATCCAATTAGTACGGCAGTTGCCAAAGGCATTCCACGTAAAATACCGAGCGGAACTGCCACCAGCACTTCAAACCCTGGCGCTGCACCTGCAAGAAACACAAGTAGATATGTTAACAAAAAGTTTCCTCCCCTACTTCGATTCCATTCAGTATATCAAATGATAGGAAGCAGAGCATAAAAAAACTGTTTTCCACGTAAAGGAAAACAGCTAATCAATTTATTATAGTAATGAAGCAATTACCGCTTTTTGTGCGTGCAGACGATTTCCTGCTTGTTGGAAGACATACGAGTTCTTACCATCGATTACGGAAGTCGATACTTCTTCTTCACGATGTGCTGGAAGACAGTGCAAGAATACATAATCTTTTTTCGCATGACCGACCAATTGATCATTGATCTGGAAGTCTTTAAAGTCGATCAAACGCTGCGCTGCTTCTTCTTCCTGCCCCATACTTGTCCAAGTATCTGTATAAATAGCGTCTGCATCAGTAGAAGATTCGATTGGGTCGTATGTTGACGTTACGCTACCACCGTTCAACTCGGCAATTTTCTTTGCCTTTTCAAACAAACCTGAATGATATTCATAGCCTTTTGGTGTTGCGACAGAAACGTGCATACCCATATGTGCACCTGCAATCACTAATGAATGCGCAACGTTATTTCCGTCTCCAATA
It encodes the following:
- a CDS encoding small multi-drug export protein, producing MLTYLLVFLAGAAPGFEVLVAVPLGILRGMPLATAVLIGFAGNALTIILEIMIFQKLKDWWESRKKTDANAPSKRTARAESIWKRFGIPGLALLGPVLIGSHLAAFLALALGSSKSQTAIWLLISLAIWSVVFGTLTVMGVDVFFWTRQKLA